AAAAATCGGCGCGGCCGTGCTCGCGCTCTATCTGGGTGTTCTGGCGCTTCCAGTGCAGGCTGCTGTCTTCGAATGGAAAATCACCGGCGCTTTTTCGGGTGCCGGCATGCTGACGACAACGGACCAGCCCTTCAGCTATGATATCGACGAGCCGCCGACGGGCCAAAGCGTTGCAGGCTATCTCGTGACGTCGATGACGGGGAAGTTCGGGGGACCAGCCGTCTCACTCGTGGCGGCAGATCCGGAAAAAGGTCCGTACTACGCCTCGAACCTGATTTATCCCACCGGCACCAAGCCGATGATCGATGAGAGCGGTCTGCTTTTCAAGAATGCTACGCGCACCTATAACCTGTTCGCGAGCCAGACCTGCGGCGGAGATACTGGTGAGTGCAGCATGATCCCCCGGATCGGCTACCCCGGTATCTCTGGCGGTAGCAGGCAGGTCGCTCTGACGATCACGGCCGTTAAGTCTGCCGTTCCCGAGTCCGCGACCTGGGCGATGATGCTTCTGGGCTTCGGTGTCGTGGGTTATGCGATGCGTCGCAAGCCCGCGCTACAACTCGTCTGACGTCATCAGTGATCGTGTAGATAAAGGCCGCGGGAGCCATCCTGCGGCCTTTCGCGTGCCCGGTGCAGCTTCATCCGTCTTGATCCGGCAAGCGAGCGCTGGCGGGTGGATCAGTCGCAGACGAGGCCAGCGCGTTCGTGCTGCCAGCCCGCAGCTCCGTCCTGCCCGACCGTCAGCAAATGCGACGAGAACGGTCTGGCCAACGCGACGCGATCGTCGAACGAGCACGTCAGCCAGCGGTCCTCGTCTTCCTCGTCGAGGAGGGCTAGCGTCGCCTTCGGATGGATCGGCGCCACTAGAGTGTCTGAGATGACCGTCAGGAAGGCGAACACCGCGAGGTTCGACGGCGCCTCAATGGGCAGTTGACACACTTGCCTGCCGACGTCGTTCCATCGCTTCCATCACCTTGACGGCCAAGCTCTCCAGCTTCACCGTCTCCTCGGCTGTCAGAACTCTTCCCGGCTGTGTGCCGATCACGCAGAGGGTGCCAAAACCCACACCATCGGGCGTTCTCAGCGGTGCGCCGGCATAGGAGCGGATGCCGGGATCTCCCGTCACCAGCGGATTGGAGGAGAAGCGGTCATCGACGGTCGTGTCGGGCACCGAGAATACGCCCTGTCCTCGAATGGCGTGAGTGCAGAAAGAAATCGAGCGCGGCGTCTCTGATGGTTCGAGACCAACCTTGGCCTTGAACCACTGCCTGTTCTCATCGAGCAGTGAGATCAGCGCGATGGGCGTCCCGAACGTCCGTGCAGCCTCTCTCACGATCTCGTCGAACTCAGGTTCGTTGGGGGTATCGAGGATACCGTAGCCGGACAGCGCCGCGACACCTGCCCGGTCCGAGTCATCTAGCTGATGGAGAGACATAACCATCCTGCCAATGTGGCCCATACCCAAGAATTTCCGGT
The genomic region above belongs to Sphingomonas phyllosphaerae 5.2 and contains:
- a CDS encoding PEPxxWA-CTERM sorting domain-containing protein; amino-acid sequence: MLAKIGAAVLALYLGVLALPVQAAVFEWKITGAFSGAGMLTTTDQPFSYDIDEPPTGQSVAGYLVTSMTGKFGGPAVSLVAADPEKGPYYASNLIYPTGTKPMIDESGLLFKNATRTYNLFASQTCGGDTGECSMIPRIGYPGISGGSRQVALTITAVKSAVPESATWAMMLLGFGVVGYAMRRKPALQLV
- a CDS encoding GAF domain-containing protein gives rise to the protein MVMSLHQLDDSDRAGVAALSGYGILDTPNEPEFDEIVREAARTFGTPIALISLLDENRQWFKAKVGLEPSETPRSISFCTHAIRGQGVFSVPDTTVDDRFSSNPLVTGDPGIRSYAGAPLRTPDGVGFGTLCVIGTQPGRVLTAEETVKLESLAVKVMEAMERRRQASVSTAH